The genomic stretch ATGCACGCAAACTGGTTTTTTTATGGTGTCTCAAACCCAAATCCACACCTTACGCGTATACTGCTCAGCGACACCCACTGGATTTCCCTCACACCATGGTGGAACACAGGTCATGGACTCCTTCAGAGCTTGTCAAGTTCCTGAAGTTTCTAAAGGGGAAAATCAAAGAGCATCTCCCAAAAGGCTGAGCTATGGATTTGGAGGTCTTGGAGCCCCACAAGTGATCTCTTCCATACGAGCAGTACAGGACTGTTGCTAGCACCAGAGTAAATCCACCCTGACAAGGAACACTTGTGGTGGCCTGCAGTTCACAGAGGTCAGAGAACATCTCATTGTTTAGTGTTGCAGAAAACTGAGCCCCTCTCATCTTTAGCTGCTCCCATAATCAGTCTTAATCCCTTTAACCTCAGCAACCTTcatcataaaagaaaaagttatatatgaacccaaacagaaaaaaaaatcatatttacaAAGTTTGTACAATATACACATCTGATTTTCTATGGGACACACTGCACCAGAAGAAAGAGGGCCATGGCTCTGAAACAAGTCTACCTATCAAGTGCTGGAACTACTAATGAAGACTCATGGAAACCAGTCTTTAGTGTTCTGCTAGAGCACAGGGCTTTTCTTATGGCTCCTGCAAAGGATCACAGGCTACTCTTTCCTTCTGGAGCTATGATGCTGCACGTAATCAGCCCAGATTTTAGGttggtttcattttaaatacagataTTTACAGTTTGAGTGAACTGCAGATGCATATCAACTCctccaataaaaaaaaaattaaaaaaaaatttaaaagttgaaaaaaaaaaaaaggagtattaCCAATAACCAATACATTtcacctcccagccctgggttTGACTAcatgggaaggaggagaaggggaagagagggGAACTTTGACCTGAAACCAAAAACAGATGTCGATTCCTTGGGCTGTGTTGGAAAGGTGATATTCTGAATGGTCTCATAGCATAAGGCACTTTGCACGAATAAGTAAGAAGCTCTTTAGCTTAAAAAACAGATGAGTAACCAGGGAGAAGTTGAAATGCACTCAGTCAATGGTTAAAGAATTTGAAATAGCAGACAAGCTCGTATTCATCAAGATTCTTCTCTTTTCAGggtttctcttcttcccttgcTGACCCTCCCgcccaaagaaaacaaaatttaaaaccagCAGTTAGTGCAACTAATGTTCAATCAGCACACAGTGCAAAcaagtggaaaaacaaaaagacattcctccttttatcttctttcttccttgctgccaaatttaaagagaaaaaaaggccGAGCTCTTTTAGTCTTCATAGTTCCAAAatgaaaagatgaagaaaaacccacaaagagAAGGGTATCCCCAAAGAAACGATGTGTCACAGATCTGGATCATAGGGCTTCACCTTCTGGCATGTGTAATCaaagcctaaaaaaaaaaaaatgaaacaaaacaacaacaaaagcaccaaaatcaaaccaaacaaacaaaacaaccccccaaaaccaaccaaccaagcaaaaaaaaaaaaaaaacacaaaacaaaacaaccaaagaaaccccacaaacaaacaaacaaaccagaaaaaaaggcagaaaaaaacccaataaaacaaacaaccacAACACCCTCAGTTAAATTGGTTCTATACAAAACCAGAACACAAAGTGATGAATCACATACAGTAACTATGCAACAGCTCTCAAAAGGCAAAGGGCATATTGAACAGCTCAATACCAATTTCAGCTTTGTAGAAAGAGGTGCTGCTAAAGCCCTTCTGTACCTATGGAACATGACTACCTCctaatttcttgtattttaggAAGCAGCAAACTGCTCCTGGGCAAGGTCCCAGCATTCCCCTTGGGAAGCTGTTCCCCATTCATTAACTGTTACCATCCAAGAGTCGGTTCCAAATTCATTACCTGTTTTGTATTCTATTTATTTACAGACATGGAGAAGGTTCAATCATCAAAGCAGAAGCTTTCAAGTCAGCTTGGTATGACTATCTAGGGCTATCCTTGGATGACTTCAAAGAAGAAACCATAGGTTCATTTTAATGCTATCAAGCAGTCTGCTTCTATAGCCACTTTTTTATCTTTGGtcatctgaaaataatttcagcagctTCACTGGTATTGTCTTTCTAATTCCTGACCTCTGAGAGAGTACACATAAGAGTGATTTTCAGCCCAAACTGTATGGTGATGGATCTTGCATGACATCTTCACTCAGGTCAGATCATCATCCTGCAGCCAATTTAGCTTGACTGCAGTCCAGGGCAAGTCATCTTCCTATAAAAGGACTTAGCAGCTTTTCCTGAGACAATGATCAGAGAGGGAGCACTTAGATGAGTCTCCAACAGTGAAACTTCATTTTCTATTGAAACTACGTAGACGACCTCAAGTGGCAGCAAAGATGAATTACAGCTTCACTCCTTTGTTCACTTCCAAGAATTCTATGAACCAAAGGATACAAAAGAGGCAGCATCTTTTGCTTGAACCTGGTCCTTCTGGCTGGTGAGGTGCTTACTCTTTGGTTGATGCTCTGTTCTCACAGCTATCCATTTTATCTCCTCACCTTTTTGAGGACTActttcctctctgcccctcaCCAATTTCTCATTTCAGCTTAGCAATACAGGAAGAGTTCATTAGGCTACTAGTACTCCATCAACTATTCCCCACTCCCCCTTCTCCTTAGCACATGGTTAGCATTTCAAtcaaaacaactaaaaaaatactcgtccctcccctcccaccttCAGCACATCCATGGAACTCCTTGCATTGACATTCTATTTCAAACCCTCGTTTTCACATTCAGAGCTTTTTCATCCCATCAGTTTCTCTCTTCCCCTGAGGTAACACCGACACATCAACAACATTCCTGTCATTCAACACATCACTATTCAGCAAGGCACTTACATACCTGCATGTTTACTGTTTCTCATCTTCTACAGGTTCACTGTGGTATTCTGCCACATACAAGCTCTTGTCGATGTTGCTTGGTATGGGTTTAATTTCAGTTCCCAACTGCTCCTCAATACTTTTCAGGTTGAATCGATCATCATAGGTGATTAAGTTGATGGCCAGGCCAAGATGACCAAAGCGACCTtgacaaaaaaacaaaaacacatgcCTAAACTGAACTGAGTTAACATAGGGgctgacagaaaaaaagtctGCAGACGGTGAAGTTAGTATCATTCTGTGATGTTAAAAACAATCCAGCCACAGGTCTCTACACCTTTCACATCAGTTTTTGGTAAGGAGTTTTGTAGTGCTGTAGTAGTAAAACTCAGGAGGTTCAAAATGCTCTGACCAAAGCTCTAGGATAATCACCATCAAAAAGTCTTCCAGAGCTCTTGAACAAGCCTGAATATAAAGTTCAACTACACCAAGTTCCtttgttttttgcctttcttcagGGCCTGTTCTGCTGATTCCCAGACAGTAGAAACATATCTCAAAACATATGCAGAAGACAGACACATACATCTGTAGGCTTGAGACACTCTGAAGCTGAGATTTTAGTACAGAATTTTCCCAAACTGCAAACAGGGGCAATAGTAAGTCTCCTGAGATGAAAGCAAGAtatgcctcttttttttccccattagaTTGTTCAGGCCAGTTTCAAGAGAACAGCCCTTTATTCAGATAATATCCTCAGTGAGGATAGTCATCTGAAACGATAcgcaaaaataaatttgtcagaaaaatcaaagctaCCTAAGGTAATTCTCAAATATagtaataaaaaaccaaaagccaaTTCAAGGTTAAAAAGCATCACAGTCATCAGCAAAGTTGTAGCTAAAACACGTTTTTCCTCTCACCTGATCTGCCAATGCGATGAAGATAAGTTTCTGCCAGCTTTGGGAAATCAAAATTTATCACCACATTCACAGCCTGGATATCAATACCTCGGGTAAACAGATCTGAAAGACAATCCAGATCACAAAGAAAGTTAATTTCAATGAGCTCAAACGCTGACAGTATTTAGGGTGTACAGATTAACAGTGATTAACATTGCTTTGCGCTAGCTTCCAAATATAAGCTTTCCTTGTATCAAAGGCAGTTTACATACAATCCTGTTACAGCTTCCTCTTGCTCTGTATACCTTGTAAATATGAATAATGTAAGAAGAAAAACGAAAACCACCAGATCTGCACAtctacacagaaaaaataaccacaaagctattttttccacattgcACTATTTCAGAGCAGTTCTTCTCAAGCATCTCTTCACACAGAATTGTGCACTGCCAGTGTCACAACAGACTTCAGACCTGAACTACATTCCATCACCTCAACTACTTCTATTCTGCTTCTAGCGATTTTTGTTAAGATGGCGCTGACATATGTAGTGATAGCAGACACTGCCCGGTATTGCCATAAACAGACCATACAACAAAGAACTCAGATCATACACAGGCCAGTCAAAACTACAGAAGAATTTAGAAAAAGTGAGCTATAAACACTTAAAAGAATCAGCAAAACTTCACATGACCATAGTCACAGCTGTACTGATATATCATACAGTTTACGACCCAACAACTCAGGGAACCCTCACAcgtgaaaataaaaacaaaacactattgcagtaaaattatttgttgGCAAGCTGCACcttcacaaaacacaaaactccTCATGCCTAAAGGAGTGCTGCACCCTGCTAACATGCAGGCTTGACAAAGAGACGTCTTACTAAAACatcttgttttggtttattaCAGCTAACTGATCTACAATACTGGGATAATGCACTTTCTATCACAAACtttagaaacaggaaaatgtttaGGAACTCTCACCAGTGCAAACGAGATTGCGGCACAAGCCATTTCGGAAATCATGGAATACACGATTGCGGTGCTCCTggaaatacatacatataaacaaaaagaaacaaaaaaccaaaaccccctgTTACTTTTAGGTATATTCCAGTAACTAACACCCAACTTCAATAGCGTACATTTCTCCCCCTTGTCGTTAGAGAACAGCTGAGTTGAAACAAGATGCCAGTACAAATTTTTTACCACTTCTTACCATATATTCTAAAGAACTAACTCTAGAGAGTCTTGATCCCATTTCTCAACAAAGGCAATTAACTTACTGTGTTTTAAAACCTCCTATGGTGGCATCAAAACCATCTCAGAAAAGGACTATCTAAAGTTAAAATCACTTGAAATCATATCAAGAAAGTTAAACTGATATTTTGACTGTTCTCTTTCTCCAGCCCCCCCTTGCCAAATTTCAAATGTTTGACCCGCTCCCTCAAAAACTGAAGCTGGTAGtaactttccttttcctggtagtaattttcctttcctttaacAGAATTAGAGGTGGGATGAGTCAGTTTTCTGTGAAGACTCTCTCCTCACAAACACCTCACTTTGGCCTACACTAAGATTAAGGAATATCACTGTTGAGTGAAACTTAGAGAGGGAATAAACAAGCTGAAGCATTCTTCAAAAACATAGCTGCACTTATCCAAAAAAATCATCTACTGACTGATCAAAAGCATACAAAAATCAAACATCGAGAAACCCACGTCCGTATCTCTCTGTTCTCAATAACACCACCACTTCTGTTTCTGCCCAATTATTGCTCTGCATCTGCCCCAGCAAACATTGGCACTACCTGTCAGTTGCATGAGCAGCAAGCTATACTAGTTTACatataagatttaaaaaaaatgtttcaaactAAGCCTGTTCCACATGCATCAGTTCAGCCTTCTGACATCTTTTAATAGTGTGAAGCTAGAGGAAGTATTGTACAGGAGCTACTGTACAATTAACAGAAACCTCTgcaccagcagagctgaaatggcattttttaCCAGCAACACCACAGCCACAAGAGTATGGTTAGCATACACTAGCCACAGCTTTCACCAAGAGGTTTGATCCAATCCATCGCCTCAACTTCTCGGATTCCCCTGCAGTCACAGTGCAAGATTACTGTTTGCAAAGCCACAGAGGGCACTCAATGGGCTACGAGCTGTggtttttgtaatttaattcaGGCCCGTTTTCATCTGAGTTAGTTACACTGTGTGCTCTACCCTGGCTCCCCATGCTGCaaagcaaggcagcagcactAAGAACTGTGCCTTCTGGCTGCAGTTTGTGCTTACACTGGGACTAATTACCCTGACATGAAGTAGTAAAATACCAACTGGACACATACACTGAAAAGTCTAGAaagagagctgggatgggggaagATTGGCAGTGGGTATCTAAAACCAAAGCTATAGCAAAGCAATACACGTTTCAGTTTATGAAGAACAGGcaaatttaaaagcaagcaTGAGACTTAGTTCAGCTGTTCAGTAAAGCCTGAGGTGGGGTGGAAAAGACTTCATACTCACCTGCCTCATTTTAGCATGGATGTAAAAGCAGGAATAGCCCAGCTGGGAGATCTTTTTGGCTAGCAATTCAACCCGTTGAGAGGAGTTGCAGAAAATGATCGACTGGTTAATCTGGAGCTGAACATATAAACAGTGTTCTCAATAAATGCAGCATTTTACTAACAGAGGATCCCAGCCACGCCTAAATCCCATGCAGAAAGAAAGCACAAGCAAGCATGCTGCTGGTAATTTACATCAGATATATTTTTGTATAGGAAGGGAAACAATTAAGAAAGTTCTGTAACACAGAGATGCTGGACAAGAAGCATGCATTTTTAGCCTTAGATACATAGCACATTTTGACAAAGAACTTTCATTAGGCTGCCTTTAAAATACTCAGCCTTATTCATGATCCCAAGAGAGAAAAAGCTTCTGGTATGTTCccaacacagccctgctccttaCCCTGGAAAAGAGTGTATTGAGGCAGTGCACTTTCTGACGCTCAGTGACATAGGCATAGTACTGAGTAACTCCCTTCAAGGTCAGCTCCTCCATCAGATTTATCTCATAGGGTTTCTGCAAATgggaattctgaaaaataaagatattcaTAAAGCAGGCAGATCTACATGCAAAACAATGTATGTAGTTCCCACTCTACACCACACTTAACTTCCTCCAAGGCAAGGATGCCACTCACTCTTCATGCTATGCTGAAAATAGGGTGGGTAAATTTTCACAATTACTTATATATCCAAGGTGACTAAGCAGGCCAAACAGGAGCACCCTCCACAAGCAAATCCACACAGATGATGTAACTAACACACAAAGCGGAAAATAGCACCTTATAGGCATACACCTAGCTTCCCATTAACGCAACTGAACGTCAAAAACTGCTTTCAAACTTCTGTCCTAGACTTAGGCTGATTTAGATTAAACTGTGAAGTTtagatgtatttaaaatacCAAACACTAACAGCTATGCACCACTCATTCATACCCTTCCTGCACAATGTCACCACCATCATCGTACCTACAGGGACACATCTCCACTCACCATGAACTTCTGCACACTCAAAGGAAAAGTGGCTGAGTAGAGCAAAATCTGTCTGTTTTTAGGTAGCGTAAGGATTATGTCTTCCATTATTTGAACAAAATCTTGAGACAGCAACTTATCTGCCTGTAACAACAGAAGTAATAAACAGCAAGTTGAAATAATGGCGTAAGATTTTAGCCTTTTGGTAGCTACACatctgggggaaggaaaaaaaccagttaCCTACCAGAGCCACCCAAGAGCTTTCAAAGTACTATATTCTCACTCAGAAGCTTCTATGCTATTAGATGTTCATAAATcaattttatatacatttatatacatGGTAAGCACAGCTGACTCAGAAACCAAATGAAATTCATTCCTTTGTTGCAGAATAGACTTACTCTATTCTTCAGCATCAGCAAAGACAAGAAAGGCAAATCTTCCTAGGCTGTTTTCTTAGAAGATTTACATGCAAAAAATTCCTACTGTCAAAACAGTTTCTCAAAAATACTCAGAAAAGGAGGAGACCTTACAATGTCTCTAAGCAAGTTTAAATCACTACCGTGCACCAAAAGGACACTCACTGAGACACATCATTCCTTTAACTTGGTGTTAAAATCCCAGAACATTTAACATAAGCAACTTGCCTCATCCAATACTATCATCTGGACATGCTCAACTTTTGCTACTCCTTTCTTGATGAGGTCGAGAATTCTCCCAGGGGTAGCTATCACCACATGCACTGTAAGGTcaggagaaagagagggaaaaaaaaaagagagaaaaacaaaaaaacccacaatgtTAAGATGATTAAAACTGTCTTTTCTTCCAGTATTCATGGCCATGTTTCACATGAACACTTTGGGAGAATGACAACATTATATGAACACCAAACAAGACACTGTAGTCTGTTCTGTAAACAGGCAAATAGTAACAAGCAGAAATTCCACGACCCCATTGCAAAAGCCACAAAGAAACAGCAACCTTAGCATAGCTAAAGTGCTCTGACCTGTATCATCAAGTCTCATTATGTCATCTCGCAAATTGGTTCCTCCCGTTGTTGCCATCACTTTGGCACCTCCCATGTGCTTGCTGACTTGGATACAGATTTGACTGACCTGCAGGGCTAGTTCACGGGTGGGAACAATCACCATTGCTAGAAGTTAAAAACATCACTGTGAGTTACTAGTAACACCCTGTATCTTAAAAACTCATCCTCAGAGAAGACAGACTTCATGTAAAACAATGAAAAGCACAGTTTAGGAATTCCTGAACAAGACCTAGGAACTGCTTTTGACAAGGCAAATTCCATGCAAGGGTTCTCCAGTCCTTGATGCACCCATTGCACAAGTATCCCAGCCAGCATGCTTGCTTATTATTCCACATTCACTTTCCAGGGCAAGACAGAAAAGTCTACAAGCCTTCTTCTATTTGAACCTTTTGAAAACAACTGTGGGACTTTGCAAATTACACCTCCCCATCATCACTCCCCATCAGCTTTCTCTGGAAGTACAAGCA from Camarhynchus parvulus chromosome 24, STF_HiC, whole genome shotgun sequence encodes the following:
- the DDX6 gene encoding probable ATP-dependent RNA helicase DDX6; amino-acid sequence: MSTARTENPVIMGLSSQNGQLRGPVKPSGGPGGGGTQTQQQMNQLKNANTINNGTQQQAQSMTTAIKPGDDWKKTLKLPPKDLRIKTSDVTSTKGNEFEDYCLKRELLMGIFEMGWEKPSPIQEESIPIALSGRDILARAKNGTGKSGAYLIPLLERLDLKKDNIQAMVIVPTRELALQVSQICIQVSKHMGGAKVMATTGGTNLRDDIMRLDDTVHVVIATPGRILDLIKKGVAKVEHVQMIVLDEADKLLSQDFVQIMEDIILTLPKNRQILLYSATFPLSVQKFMNSHLQKPYEINLMEELTLKGVTQYYAYVTERQKVHCLNTLFSRLQINQSIIFCNSSQRVELLAKKISQLGYSCFYIHAKMRQEHRNRVFHDFRNGLCRNLVCTDLFTRGIDIQAVNVVINFDFPKLAETYLHRIGRSGRFGHLGLAINLITYDDRFNLKSIEEQLGTEIKPIPSNIDKSLYVAEYHSEPVEDEKQ